A region of Toxotes jaculatrix isolate fToxJac2 chromosome 23, fToxJac2.pri, whole genome shotgun sequence DNA encodes the following proteins:
- the arhgap36 gene encoding rho GTPase-activating protein 36 isoform X3 has product MLGQSVRLQPVPIQSLSELERARLQEVALYHLEERDLDFKISIPREIRKRRKSLRRKFDSFSKEKKERESAPKAFGIPISQVIANDRAYKRQQDALKESRRDCLDLEASILRFRAEKRQFFNGNKPLVSSSSITGGGPGSPSANSVAPAPIFDTQNKPLSPTFLDNTGRGQRRGGLSVDSIADLVESQSRLLEALQLSHPAELELKKSPGSGSSEGRTQTKLSLNPIYRQVPRVLERCCSHIETYGLQTVGIFRVGSSKKRVRQLREDFDMGVDVQLDEEHSVHDVAALLKEFLRDMPDPLLPRELYPAFLHTHLLRGADQLQYLQHLLYLLPPCNCDTLLRLLTLLHTVQSFAQDTIGTNDQEIPGNKMTAANLAVIFGPNLLQRESGGDVSPHAMGIEDSTAIISVTLVLIQNYRRLFTVSAEVQQEVLMSLIQTDPDIIDYLLRRKLSSTAESSSDSGGRRDTGASLDSVGASSGSLSPLEPPSPLFPPDGSGGEGSLTSEVFLNVLKLNQNRKRQETRYGDVPPGKSIRHMRQFHSHHNLLSLAQPSSSTSRLHGHDPDPQDRRGPLGSALSFSLGGGGGSGSCSSLSGSTESSIWVRQTPQEESKSSPAANFWDFFTGKGSGSETMV; this is encoded by the exons ATGCTGGGTCAGAGCGTGCGGTTGCAGCCGGTGCCCATCCAGAGCCTGTCGGAGCTGGAGCGAGCCAGATTACAGGAAGTGGCCTTATATCACCTGGAGGAGCGGGACCTGGACTTCAAGATCAGCATCCCAAGAG aAATACGCAAACGGAGAAAATCTCTACGCAGGAAGTTTGACTCCTtttcaaaggaaaagaaagagcgAG aaTCAGCTCCCAAGGCGTTTGGCATCCCCATCTCCCAGGTCATCGCCAACGACCGGGCCTACAAGCGGCAGCAGGACGCCCTGAAGGAGAGCAGGCGCGACTGTCTGGACCTGGAGGCCAGCATCCTGCGCTTCCGGGCCGAGAAGCGGCAGTTCTTCAACGGGAATAAGCCACTGGTCAGCTCCTCGTCGATCACAGGCGGGGGTCCCGGATCGCCTTCCGCAAACTCGGTGGCACCAGCGCCAATTTTTGACACTCAGAACAAACCACTGTCCCCCACGTTTCTGGATAACACCGGCCGAGGACAGAGGAGG GGGGGTTTGTCGGTGGACTCTATCGCCGACCTTGTGGAGAGTCAGTCTCGTCTGCTGGAGGCGCTGCAGCTCTCCCACCCTGctgagctggagctgaagaAGTCACCCGGCAGCGGCTCGTCGGAGGGGAGGACACAGACCAAGCTCAGCCTCAACCCCATCTATAGACAGGTGCCCCGGGTGCTGGAGAGATGCTGCAGTCACATCGAGACCTACG GTCTTCAGACTGTGGGAATTTTCCGAGTTGGAAGCTCTaagaagagagtgagacag CTGCGGGAGGACTTTGACATGGGCGTGGACGTCCAGCTGGACGAGGAGCACAGCGTCCATGACGTAGCAGCGCTGCTCAAAGAGTTTCTGAGGGACATGCCTGATCCTCTGCTGCCCAGAGAGCTCTACCCGGCCTTCCTGCACACCCATC TGTTGAGAGGAGCTGACCAGCTTCAGTACCTGCAGCACCTCCTCTACCTGCTGCCTCCCTGTAACTGCGACACTCTGCTGCGCCTCCTCACCTTGTTACACACCGTGCAGAGCTTCGCCCAGGACACCATAGGGACCAACGATCAGGAG ATCCCCGGTAACAAGATGACGGCTGCGAACCTGGCGGTGATCTTTGGGCCAAACCTGCTGCAGCGGGAAAGCGGAGGAGATGTGAGTCCTCACGCGATGGGGATCGAGGACAGCACTGCGATCATCAGCGTCACTCTGGTGCTCATACAGAACTACAGGAGGCTCTTCACG GTATCTGCAGAGGTGCAGCAGGAGGTCCTGATGAGCCTGATCCAGACCGACCCAGACATCATTGACTACCTGCTACGCAGGAAGCTcag CAGCACGGCGGAGAGCAGTAGTGATTCGGGGGGTCGTAGGGACACCGGGGCGTCTCTGGACTCTGTGGGGGCCTCCAGCGGGAGTCTGTCCCCGCTTGAGCCCCCCTCGCCTCTCTTCCCACCCGATGGTAGCGGCGGTGAAGGCAGCCTGACCAGCGAGGTCTTCCTCAACGTGCTCAAACTGAACCAGAACAGGAAGCGACAGGAGACGAGATATG GTGATGTCCCTCCAGGTAAATCCATCCGCCACATGCGTCAGTTCCACTCCCACCACAACCTGCTCAGCCTGGCCCAGCCCTCATCTTCCACCTCCAGACTCCACGGTCATGACCCCGACCCCCAGGACCGCAGGGGCCCGCTGGGTTCGGCATTGAGCTTCTCTCTGGGCGGTGGTGGCGGCAGTGGCAGTTGCTCCAGTCTGAGTGGGTCGACCGAGAGCAGCATCTGGGTGAGACAGACGCCACAGGAGGAGAGCAAATCGTCGCCTGCCGCCAACTTCTGGGACTTCTTCACTGGGAAAGGGTCAGGCTCAGAGACGATGGTATGA
- the arhgap36 gene encoding rho GTPase-activating protein 36 isoform X2, whose translation MILLDGPTLFTSTLPAVHIGDRPVRPDMHFYYVGDHTWATMLGQSVRLQPVPIQSLSELERARLQEVALYHLEERDLDFKISIPREIRKRRKSLRRKFDSFSKEKKERESAPKAFGIPISQVIANDRAYKRQQDALKESRRDCLDLEASILRFRAEKRQFFNGNKPLVSSSSITGGGPGSPSANSVAPAPIFDTQNKPLSPTFLDNTGRGQRRGGLSVDSIADLVESQSRLLEALQLSHPAELELKKSPGSGSSEGRTQTKLSLNPIYRQVPRVLERCCSHIETYGLQTVGIFRVGSSKKRVRQLREDFDMGVDVQLDEEHSVHDVAALLKEFLRDMPDPLLPRELYPAFLHTHLLRGADQLQYLQHLLYLLPPCNCDTLLRLLTLLHTVQSFAQDTIGTNDQEIPGNKMTAANLAVIFGPNLLQRESGGDVSPHAMGIEDSTAIISVTLVLIQNYRRLFTVSAEVQQEVLMSLIQTDPDIIDYLLRRKLSTAESSSDSGGRRDTGASLDSVGASSGSLSPLEPPSPLFPPDGSGGEGSLTSEVFLNVLKLNQNRKRQETRYGDVPPGKSIRHMRQFHSHHNLLSLAQPSSSTSRLHGHDPDPQDRRGPLGSALSFSLGGGGGSGSCSSLSGSTESSIWVRQTPQEESKSSPAANFWDFFTGKGSGSETMV comes from the exons GGGGACCACACGTGGGCGACCATGCTGGGTCAGAGCGTGCGGTTGCAGCCGGTGCCCATCCAGAGCCTGTCGGAGCTGGAGCGAGCCAGATTACAGGAAGTGGCCTTATATCACCTGGAGGAGCGGGACCTGGACTTCAAGATCAGCATCCCAAGAG aAATACGCAAACGGAGAAAATCTCTACGCAGGAAGTTTGACTCCTtttcaaaggaaaagaaagagcgAG aaTCAGCTCCCAAGGCGTTTGGCATCCCCATCTCCCAGGTCATCGCCAACGACCGGGCCTACAAGCGGCAGCAGGACGCCCTGAAGGAGAGCAGGCGCGACTGTCTGGACCTGGAGGCCAGCATCCTGCGCTTCCGGGCCGAGAAGCGGCAGTTCTTCAACGGGAATAAGCCACTGGTCAGCTCCTCGTCGATCACAGGCGGGGGTCCCGGATCGCCTTCCGCAAACTCGGTGGCACCAGCGCCAATTTTTGACACTCAGAACAAACCACTGTCCCCCACGTTTCTGGATAACACCGGCCGAGGACAGAGGAGG GGGGGTTTGTCGGTGGACTCTATCGCCGACCTTGTGGAGAGTCAGTCTCGTCTGCTGGAGGCGCTGCAGCTCTCCCACCCTGctgagctggagctgaagaAGTCACCCGGCAGCGGCTCGTCGGAGGGGAGGACACAGACCAAGCTCAGCCTCAACCCCATCTATAGACAGGTGCCCCGGGTGCTGGAGAGATGCTGCAGTCACATCGAGACCTACG GTCTTCAGACTGTGGGAATTTTCCGAGTTGGAAGCTCTaagaagagagtgagacag CTGCGGGAGGACTTTGACATGGGCGTGGACGTCCAGCTGGACGAGGAGCACAGCGTCCATGACGTAGCAGCGCTGCTCAAAGAGTTTCTGAGGGACATGCCTGATCCTCTGCTGCCCAGAGAGCTCTACCCGGCCTTCCTGCACACCCATC TGTTGAGAGGAGCTGACCAGCTTCAGTACCTGCAGCACCTCCTCTACCTGCTGCCTCCCTGTAACTGCGACACTCTGCTGCGCCTCCTCACCTTGTTACACACCGTGCAGAGCTTCGCCCAGGACACCATAGGGACCAACGATCAGGAG ATCCCCGGTAACAAGATGACGGCTGCGAACCTGGCGGTGATCTTTGGGCCAAACCTGCTGCAGCGGGAAAGCGGAGGAGATGTGAGTCCTCACGCGATGGGGATCGAGGACAGCACTGCGATCATCAGCGTCACTCTGGTGCTCATACAGAACTACAGGAGGCTCTTCACG GTATCTGCAGAGGTGCAGCAGGAGGTCCTGATGAGCCTGATCCAGACCGACCCAGACATCATTGACTACCTGCTACGCAGGAAGCTcag CACGGCGGAGAGCAGTAGTGATTCGGGGGGTCGTAGGGACACCGGGGCGTCTCTGGACTCTGTGGGGGCCTCCAGCGGGAGTCTGTCCCCGCTTGAGCCCCCCTCGCCTCTCTTCCCACCCGATGGTAGCGGCGGTGAAGGCAGCCTGACCAGCGAGGTCTTCCTCAACGTGCTCAAACTGAACCAGAACAGGAAGCGACAGGAGACGAGATATG GTGATGTCCCTCCAGGTAAATCCATCCGCCACATGCGTCAGTTCCACTCCCACCACAACCTGCTCAGCCTGGCCCAGCCCTCATCTTCCACCTCCAGACTCCACGGTCATGACCCCGACCCCCAGGACCGCAGGGGCCCGCTGGGTTCGGCATTGAGCTTCTCTCTGGGCGGTGGTGGCGGCAGTGGCAGTTGCTCCAGTCTGAGTGGGTCGACCGAGAGCAGCATCTGGGTGAGACAGACGCCACAGGAGGAGAGCAAATCGTCGCCTGCCGCCAACTTCTGGGACTTCTTCACTGGGAAAGGGTCAGGCTCAGAGACGATGGTATGA
- the arhgap36 gene encoding rho GTPase-activating protein 36 isoform X1, which translates to MILLDGPTLFTSTLPAVHIGDRPVRPDMHFYYVGDHTWATMLGQSVRLQPVPIQSLSELERARLQEVALYHLEERDLDFKISIPREIRKRRKSLRRKFDSFSKEKKERESAPKAFGIPISQVIANDRAYKRQQDALKESRRDCLDLEASILRFRAEKRQFFNGNKPLVSSSSITGGGPGSPSANSVAPAPIFDTQNKPLSPTFLDNTGRGQRRGGLSVDSIADLVESQSRLLEALQLSHPAELELKKSPGSGSSEGRTQTKLSLNPIYRQVPRVLERCCSHIETYGLQTVGIFRVGSSKKRVRQLREDFDMGVDVQLDEEHSVHDVAALLKEFLRDMPDPLLPRELYPAFLHTHLLRGADQLQYLQHLLYLLPPCNCDTLLRLLTLLHTVQSFAQDTIGTNDQEIPGNKMTAANLAVIFGPNLLQRESGGDVSPHAMGIEDSTAIISVTLVLIQNYRRLFTVSAEVQQEVLMSLIQTDPDIIDYLLRRKLSSTAESSSDSGGRRDTGASLDSVGASSGSLSPLEPPSPLFPPDGSGGEGSLTSEVFLNVLKLNQNRKRQETRYGDVPPGKSIRHMRQFHSHHNLLSLAQPSSSTSRLHGHDPDPQDRRGPLGSALSFSLGGGGGSGSCSSLSGSTESSIWVRQTPQEESKSSPAANFWDFFTGKGSGSETMV; encoded by the exons GGGGACCACACGTGGGCGACCATGCTGGGTCAGAGCGTGCGGTTGCAGCCGGTGCCCATCCAGAGCCTGTCGGAGCTGGAGCGAGCCAGATTACAGGAAGTGGCCTTATATCACCTGGAGGAGCGGGACCTGGACTTCAAGATCAGCATCCCAAGAG aAATACGCAAACGGAGAAAATCTCTACGCAGGAAGTTTGACTCCTtttcaaaggaaaagaaagagcgAG aaTCAGCTCCCAAGGCGTTTGGCATCCCCATCTCCCAGGTCATCGCCAACGACCGGGCCTACAAGCGGCAGCAGGACGCCCTGAAGGAGAGCAGGCGCGACTGTCTGGACCTGGAGGCCAGCATCCTGCGCTTCCGGGCCGAGAAGCGGCAGTTCTTCAACGGGAATAAGCCACTGGTCAGCTCCTCGTCGATCACAGGCGGGGGTCCCGGATCGCCTTCCGCAAACTCGGTGGCACCAGCGCCAATTTTTGACACTCAGAACAAACCACTGTCCCCCACGTTTCTGGATAACACCGGCCGAGGACAGAGGAGG GGGGGTTTGTCGGTGGACTCTATCGCCGACCTTGTGGAGAGTCAGTCTCGTCTGCTGGAGGCGCTGCAGCTCTCCCACCCTGctgagctggagctgaagaAGTCACCCGGCAGCGGCTCGTCGGAGGGGAGGACACAGACCAAGCTCAGCCTCAACCCCATCTATAGACAGGTGCCCCGGGTGCTGGAGAGATGCTGCAGTCACATCGAGACCTACG GTCTTCAGACTGTGGGAATTTTCCGAGTTGGAAGCTCTaagaagagagtgagacag CTGCGGGAGGACTTTGACATGGGCGTGGACGTCCAGCTGGACGAGGAGCACAGCGTCCATGACGTAGCAGCGCTGCTCAAAGAGTTTCTGAGGGACATGCCTGATCCTCTGCTGCCCAGAGAGCTCTACCCGGCCTTCCTGCACACCCATC TGTTGAGAGGAGCTGACCAGCTTCAGTACCTGCAGCACCTCCTCTACCTGCTGCCTCCCTGTAACTGCGACACTCTGCTGCGCCTCCTCACCTTGTTACACACCGTGCAGAGCTTCGCCCAGGACACCATAGGGACCAACGATCAGGAG ATCCCCGGTAACAAGATGACGGCTGCGAACCTGGCGGTGATCTTTGGGCCAAACCTGCTGCAGCGGGAAAGCGGAGGAGATGTGAGTCCTCACGCGATGGGGATCGAGGACAGCACTGCGATCATCAGCGTCACTCTGGTGCTCATACAGAACTACAGGAGGCTCTTCACG GTATCTGCAGAGGTGCAGCAGGAGGTCCTGATGAGCCTGATCCAGACCGACCCAGACATCATTGACTACCTGCTACGCAGGAAGCTcag CAGCACGGCGGAGAGCAGTAGTGATTCGGGGGGTCGTAGGGACACCGGGGCGTCTCTGGACTCTGTGGGGGCCTCCAGCGGGAGTCTGTCCCCGCTTGAGCCCCCCTCGCCTCTCTTCCCACCCGATGGTAGCGGCGGTGAAGGCAGCCTGACCAGCGAGGTCTTCCTCAACGTGCTCAAACTGAACCAGAACAGGAAGCGACAGGAGACGAGATATG GTGATGTCCCTCCAGGTAAATCCATCCGCCACATGCGTCAGTTCCACTCCCACCACAACCTGCTCAGCCTGGCCCAGCCCTCATCTTCCACCTCCAGACTCCACGGTCATGACCCCGACCCCCAGGACCGCAGGGGCCCGCTGGGTTCGGCATTGAGCTTCTCTCTGGGCGGTGGTGGCGGCAGTGGCAGTTGCTCCAGTCTGAGTGGGTCGACCGAGAGCAGCATCTGGGTGAGACAGACGCCACAGGAGGAGAGCAAATCGTCGCCTGCCGCCAACTTCTGGGACTTCTTCACTGGGAAAGGGTCAGGCTCAGAGACGATGGTATGA